One genomic window of Camelina sativa cultivar DH55 chromosome 5, Cs, whole genome shotgun sequence includes the following:
- the LOC104789201 gene encoding uncharacterized protein LOC104789201 produces the protein MDQLPCNSNVDDDDEDHGWTKVVSRKNKVSGRNERRILTANKMVSADVKDETNSAGEAAARNNENLPKTKKPKPNKEKKPNKEKKPIVSLSEAMAKIDHSSLAAFLAVSLESYSKLPEIQLLRFFTSGDNLPKLPKLHIGRQLTEVQFPWLKMFPLEGTWPKLIDVPLCDIPEPIFKTSVSWILQLPAVTLAGFVEWAFCTTIVHLEAQQKGAKSGKIGEQPTSPKPHMPIFVTLTMVLRKRPNALTLALEPIRESNFSQGQERLPLSVWMMAVASQGNLGAGLLSWAHNLLPVVGNKSCNPQSRDLILQLVEYIVAHPMAWTIRWNQAIIVHERMIPPPSFEILLRLTFPASSARVKATKRFEAVYPSLKEVALTGDPESNAMKEVILQIFSLSLKLAGEGNPALAKEATEIAIWSVTENVDCWKDWDSLYKKNIEASVALLKNLVDEWKYLSLKLLSSPTNTLTLSQTIKSFRLKNEKAITKGKANATLYKEADKSCQLISRRLPYGRYKHYCLKATAVVLAAAGAGATAAVVLSFNPELKNFW, from the exons atggaTCAATTACCATGCAACTCCAACGTTGATGACGACGACGAGGACCATGGTTGGACGAAAGTCGTGTCCCGGAAGAACAAAGTTTCCGGCAGGAATGAACGACGGATACTGACGGCGAATAAGATGGTTTCTGCTGATGTAAAGGATGAAACGAACAGTGCCGGTGAGGCGGCGGCGAGGAATAATGAGAATCTCCCTAAAACTAAAAAGCCGAAACcgaacaaagagaagaaaccaaacaaagagaagaaaccgATAGTGTCTTTGTCCGAAGCTATGGCAAAGATCGATCATTCAAGTCTTGCGGCTTTCCTCGCCGTATCATTG GAATCGTATTCGAAATTGCCAGAGATTCAGCTATTAAGATTTTTCACATCGGGAGACAACTTACCGAAATTGCCGAAATTGCACATCGGGAGACAACTTACCGAGGTGCAATTCCCATGGCTGAAGATGTTTCCTTTGGAGGGTACTTGGCCCAAGCTTATCGAT GTTCCATTGTGTGATATTCCTGAACCTATCTTTAAAACATCAGTCAGTTGGATCCTTCAACTTCCAGCGGTGACACTCGCTGGCTTTGTAGAGTGGGCGTTTTGTACTACTATCGTTCATTTGGAAGCACAACAAAAAGGTGCCAAATCTGGCAAGATTGGTGAACAACCTACTTCTCCCAAACCTCAT ATGCCAATATTTGTTACATTAACAATGGTATTGCGGAAGAGACCTAATGCTTTGACTTTAGCATTGGAGCCTATTAGGGAGAGCAATTTTTCTCAAGGACAGGAAAGGCTTCCGCTTTCAGTTTGGATGATGGCTGTG GCCTCCCAGGGTAATTTAGGTGCAGGGTTGCTTTCATGGGCGCACAACTTGTTACCAGTAGTGGGTAATAAGAGCTGCAACCCTCAGTCAAGGGATCTCATCCTTCAGTTGGTTGAGTA TATTGTGGCGCATCCAATGGCTTGGACGATCCGTTGGAACCAAGCTATTATTGTGCATGAGCGAATGATTCCGCCTCCTTCATTTGAAATCTTGCTGCGGCTTACATTCCCTGCTTCATCTGCCAGAGTAAAA GCTACAAAGAGGTTTGAGGCAGTTTATCCCTCTCTGAAGGAAGTGGCTCTTACCGGTGACCCAGAAAGCAACGCAATGAAAGAAGTCATTCTACAGATTTTCTCTTTGTCTTTGAAATTAGCTGGAGAAG GAAACCCTGCTTTAGCCAAGGAAGCTACTGAAATAGCTATCTGGTCTGTAACTGAAAACGTTGATTGCTGGAAGGACTGGGACAGTCTCTATAAGAAGAATATAGAAGCTAGTGTTGCTCTTCTTAAGAATCTTGTGGACGAATGGAAGTATCTTTCCCTCAAACTATTGTCATCGCCGACAAATACTCTCACTCTCAGTCAAACTATTAAGAGCTTCAGGCTGAAA AACGAAAAAGCCATCACTAAAGGAAAAGCCAATGCTACTCTTTACAAAGAGGCTGACAAGTCCTGCCAATTGATCTCGCGGAGACTCCCCTATGGAAGGTACAAACATTACTGCCTCAAAGCTACTGCTGTGGTTCTAGCTGCTGCAGGAGCAGGAGCCACTGCTGCAGTTGTTCTATCTTTCAACCCGGAGCTTAAGAACTTCTGGTGA